AAAGATAAAGAGTTTTGAACATGGGCAACTCATTCTAGTTGCCAACAAGACAATGTCAGTCTTGAACTGTTAATTTCCCCAAGAGTTACCTGTTGCCTTCAGTGTTTGCACATCAGCACACTGAATCTCAGTAGTCATCTTTCATTTAATGTTGATCACTCACATCAGTATTAAATTAAGGGCAAGcatagttttaaaaaacaatttattgcattacaaaaaaaattcaaaacttTATATTAAAACTCTTGAGACTGAACATCTTTATCAGAGCTATCATCCTTGAGTGCCTTGGTCCTCTTGGGGAGAAGGCTTGCCTGGATATTTGGGAGGACACCACCATCTGAGATTGTGACCCCTGCCAGCAGTTTGTTGAGCTCCTCATCATTTTTCACTGCCAACAAGATGTGGCGAGGAGCAATGCGTTGCTTCTTGTTGTCACGACTGGCATTTCCTGCCAGCTCCAGGATCTCAGCGCAGAGGTACTCCAAGACGGCTGCGAGGTACACTGCGGCACCATTTCCAACTCTCTCAGCGTAGTGGCCTTTCCTGAGTAGCCTGTGGATGCGGCCTACTGGGAAAGTGATCCCTGCTCTGGAAGACCGGGAAACTGCGGATTTTGGCTTTGGCACAGCTTTCTTCCCACGACCAGACATCTTCAGGCTGAGATGAGAGAGAAATTATTTCAATTAACTCAAACTAGAAAAGaacaaatcattaaaacagCTGCTATGATTAAAATAAAGGCCTGAGGAGTGTTGGGTCATGAGGATTAGCTTGAAGAGGAGCGTCGACATGTTTTAACATTAAAGCCAACTCCAGCTTATAATACACAATTTAATGAACACTCACCAGTTCTGTTTGTTCAAAGATGAGACGGGAATTGCGCACTGAAACTCACAATGCTGCCTTTATATGAGTCAGGCAGTAATTTGTTGATTGATGACACCTGGCTGAGTTCTCCAACATTATAGCTGTTTGATATCTGTAGGAGCCCAACTTCTCTctcacatttactgtaataaatgACAAGTGCAAGTTGAGACTTTTGTTTCTTCTGTCAGATTGCAACAGCgtactttttgtacttttcGGGCACAAGAACCCATTTTCCTGGGGGAGAAGTCTAATTAGGCGAACACCAAACACCTTTGTGAGCTGGACGGTTTTGTGACAGCAGAAAGCTGTGAGCAATAAATGGAAAACGACACACCTCATTCAGACAAAAACTGACCAAAAAGTACAGCTTGTAGCACCTGTGGATGTTAGCAATGAGAGTAGTATAAGGAATAGCTGAActtgtttatatatgtgtgtatagtGTTTAAATCAGGGGAGACATTTTAATCTAAAAAAGGGAAACTGATGAGACATTTAGCCTTCAATTTCAATGACAGTGAATGATGTTTTGTAGGTACACTCTTTATTGATTAAGGTGATTGTGGTTAgatttttacaatttaaaataaaggagGGTTGTAACCTCTCAAGAATATAATTGACAAGGGAGACCAAAAACAGGTAGATTTGATTTGGTGTATCAATATGATGCCAACAGTGACGACTGATGATGCCCTGAAGGTTCAACCTGCTGTAGAAAAACATGCAACAGATCAGGTTCCAGATGTCTTAATCATGTTCatctctttttcatgtttcttcgGTGGTTAAATTTAAGAAAGCAAACTAGTTATTCACTCTGCTTATCAGGCTAATGTTACAATTAGTGTACATGTTGTTGTAAATGCAGACACTTTGAAACAGCTGAAAAGCTGTTCAAATGGGTAAACCCCATTATGACATAGTCAGTCTAATAATACGGAGTGCGGAGGATCCAGGCCCTGAAGTGGGACACAGTGACAGTCCgctttctctctccatcacccATCTTCCTGTCGAGGACAAGGTCAAAGATCGCAGGTGTCTCTGTCGCTCACTCTAACTTCCTGTCTCACTGTGAGAGTTTCCTTCATCCTCTTTCCAGCAAAAACCTCAAACCAGGCCCCTTTCTGGTTGTTTTGAGATGCTCTATGATATACTGTAAGTTCTGATCAGAAATCACAACACAGTGGAGAGACTTGAGAAACCGTTATGGCTCCGAAACCATGTTAGAtgtagttaaacttttttttttagcataaaataGCATATTACATTTACTGTTTAATTCAAACAGATCAACAAATAGATGTTGGATATGGACTGGTTttagtgtacagtatattatacaCTATAGTATTCCCAACAAGCTCTCAAAGGCCCATATATGTGTAAATTCACACTTCTCTCCTCGCTTTCtaccagtctctctctctctctctctctctccctctctctctctctctctcccagtcAGGATATAGGTGTTGTCCACTGCAAAGGAAGGAAATTCTGTCACTTAGAACAATGGGCCTGTTTCTCTATCTATAGACCCAGAgaggctgagagccacagagagCGAGCAGATTCTGTCCAGTTATcgtgaaaaacaaaagaaaagggTATTTTAGTTAACAGAAGACCAAACTAATGGATGTTAAGAAGTAAAGATGCGTATGTAGACCTGTGACCGGTTGAGGCCTTTGAAAAAATGGAATTTCACCATTGGGAAAAGGAAACTTACAACGTTATTAGATTACTTTGAGCTGAATATTTGCATCTAGGTGGCGAAGGGTGATAATAAGACAGTATAGAAGGATCAGACGTGACTTTGGGTAAGTCTATTCaaattttaataactttaaaTGTCTAATCTTGTgctattttgattttttgagtTTTCCAAAATGTTCCACTGCATAATCTAGGACAGGATGGCCTTAGAAACTGCTGTGTTTTCTGCCTGGAATCACAACAACTGATTTTAGATGTGCATACACATGTCAAAACCTGATAAGATTTGTAATCTTATCGGAGATTTTGCTTTACGAGGTGGAAGTTTTCCAGGGAAATACAATGATTAACTATAGGCCCCTGAATTCCACCTGTAAAGTAGGAAAAGGCAAGTGTGATCTTCAAATCAGATGGTGACTTTTTTGAAAATAACATGGAGAAATGGGGCAGGCAGTGACCTTCTGGAGTGGGTTTTTCCCTGTCACCGCGACAGCTGCTACAAAAGATGCTTCCTGTTTGAGAATGgggaatacatttttgtttttcaggggctgattgggggggagggggggccgGGGttaatttctctctgtttgctttCACCTTGTTGACATCTTACTGTAGGTATCCTGTTGATATTTCTTGATAGTGACATCATTCTATTGTTATATTGTTTCAATTGTGGCACTTCTGACACACATCTCTCACTATAGCGTTG
This sequence is a window from Thunnus thynnus chromosome 10, fThuThy2.1, whole genome shotgun sequence. Protein-coding genes within it:
- the LOC137191279 gene encoding histone H2A-like → MSGRGKKAVPKPKSAVSRSSRAGITFPVGRIHRLLRKGHYAERVGNGAAVYLAAVLEYLCAEILELAGNASRDNKKQRIAPRHILLAVKNDEELNKLLAGVTISDGGVLPNIQASLLPKRTKALKDDSSDKDVQSQEF